The following coding sequences are from one Lathamus discolor isolate bLatDis1 chromosome 10, bLatDis1.hap1, whole genome shotgun sequence window:
- the LOC136019913 gene encoding protein FAM133-like, protein MSTILKWFGREDKDKEEKEKGKEEEKGEEEKTEGEKEEDKKEETKPLQRDGGEDRSSSSSSDSNLEEARGSNKDDEKEDKD, encoded by the exons ATGTCAACAATCCTGAAAT GGTTTGGACGGGAAGATAAGGacaaagaggagaaggaaaagggcaaggaagaagagaagggagaagaggaaaagactgagggagaaaaagaggaggacAAGAAGGAAGAGACAAAG CCTCTGCAGAGAGATGGGGGAGaggacaggagcagcagcagcagctccgaCAGCAACTTGGAAGAG GCCCGTGGCAGCAACAAGGACGATGAAAAGGAAGACAAGGACTAG